From a single Pleurodeles waltl isolate 20211129_DDA chromosome 10, aPleWal1.hap1.20221129, whole genome shotgun sequence genomic region:
- the GNL3L gene encoding guanine nucleotide-binding protein-like 3-like protein, with protein sequence MTRKKQKKPGKIRNRAKGKDTKQPGKNVANKSPGLPNLSQFTNHVRRAAEEKKKRVAAVREKQKAARQKEMNKRRSLEGLQKDALKRQREFEQKEIDLRNLQKHSQLETENSRKAYYREFKKVVEAADVILQVLDARDPQGCRCPQVEQAVVQAGTDKKLVLVLNKIDLVSKEIVEKWLKYLRNEFPTVAFKASTQQQNKNLQQSRVPVSQASADLLSSGACIGADCLMKLLGNYCRNQDIKTAITVGVVGFPNVGKSSLINSLKRARACNVGATPGITKCLQQVHLDKHIKLLDCPGIVMATSTSDAAMILRNCVKIEQLVDPVGPVEAILRRCNKQQIMQHYNIPDFQNTMEFLALLSKRQGKLRKGGLPDHEKAAKTVLTDWTNGKISYFTHPPETHTLPAHISAEIVTEMGKAFDFEALEKGNLDALSQMASVPEGIGMEASGLTSGGVEDIEVEEAEEPELSDEAEEVMDEARGTEFDSMTVEIRDSQKSRPQAESGRVVPRAPNLQEIWAMDPLQQGQGLRAAGKKRRKMQKRADKLATKLSDTLTAAMNFDLFDI encoded by the exons GGAAAGGACACAAAGCAGCCGGGGAAGAATGTTGCGAACAAGAGTCCGGGCCTGCCTAACTTGTCCCAGTTCACAAACCATGTCAGGAGAGcagcagaagagaagaagaagcGG GTGGCGGCCGTGAGGGAAAAGCAGAAAGCAGCTCGACAGAAGGAGATGAACAAGAGACGGAGTCTGGAGGGACTGCAGAAGGACGCTCTGAAGAGACAAAGGGAGTTTGAGCAGAAG GAGATCGATCTGAGAAATTTACAGAAGCACTCGCAGCTGGAAACCGAAAACTCCAGAAAAGCCTACTACCGCGAGTTTAAGAAG GTGGTGGAGGCAGCTGATGTGATTCTACAAGTCCTGGATGCCCGGGACCCCCAAGGCTGCCGCTGTCCTCAGGTGGAGCAGGCTGTGGTGCAAGCGGGAACCGACAAGAAACTTGTCCTGGTGTTGAATAAAATTG ACCTGGTTTCCAAAGAGATTGTGGAGAAGTGGCTGAAGTATCTACGCAACGAGTTCCCCACCGTGGCCTTCAAGGCCTCCACACAGCAGCAGAATAAGAACCTG CAACAGAGCCGGGTGCCGGTGAGCCAGGCCTCTGCCGACCTGCTGAGCTCCGGAGCCTGCATCGGGGCAGATTGCCTGATGAAGCTACTGGGGAACTACTGCCGGAACCAAGACATCAAGACGGCTATCACCGTAGGGGTCGTAG GGTTTCCCAATGTGGGAAAAAGCAGTTTGATTAACAGCTTGAAGCGTGCCCGAGCCTGTAACGTGGGAGCTACCCCCGGCATCACCAA ATGTCTCCAGCAGGTGCACTTGGACAAGCACATCAAACTCCTGGACTGCCCCGGTATTGTCATGGCCACCTCCACCTCTGATGCAGCCATGATCCTGCGCAACTGTGTGAAGATCGAGCAGCTGGTGGACCCGGTGGGGCCTGTGGAGGCCATCCTGAGACGCTGCAACAAGCAGCAG atcatgcagcactacaacatccCCGACTTCCAGAACACCATGGAGTTCCTGGCCCTGCTGTCTAAGAGGCAAGGGAAGCTGCGGAAGGGAGGGCTTCCTGACCACGAGAAGGCAGCCAAGACCGTCCTGACCGACTGGACCAA CGGTAAGATCAGCTATTTCACACACCCCCCAGAGACGCACACCTTGCCCGCGCACATCAGCGCTGAGATAGTGACGGAAATGGGAAAAGCCTTCGACTTCGAGGCGCTGGAGAAGGGGAACCTGGACGCACTGTCAC AAATGGCATCTGTGCCCGAAGGGATAGGGATGGAGGCTTCTGGTCTGACCAGCGGAGGTGTGGAGGACATCGAAGTCGAGGAGGCAGAGGAACCAGAGCTCAGCGATGAAGCAGAGGAAGTCATGGACGAGGCTCGAGGCACAGAG TTTGACTCCATGACGGTGGAGATCAGAGACAGTCAGAAGAGCAGGCCGCAGGCGGAGAGTGGGCGAGTGGTTCCTCGAGCCCCGAATCTGCAGGAGATCTGGGCAATGGACCCCCTTCAGCAGGGCCAGGGGCTGCGGGCCGCAGGCAAGAAACGGAGGAAGATGCAGAAACGCGCAG aTAAATTAGCAACTAAACTTTCAGACACCTTGACGGCGGCCATGAACTTCGACCTGTTTGACATTTAG